TCAACTACGACCCGGCCGACCGGCCGACCATGGCCCAGGCCCGGGACCTGCTCAACGCGGTGGCGCAGGGCAGGCACCCGAGCCTGACCGGCCTGCCCGCGGCCACGGCGACCGCCATCGCCCCGGTGGGCGGCGCGGGCGCCACGACCGTGGTGGACCCCGACCGCACCCGCGTGGTGCGCCCCGGGCCGCGCACGGTCGGGCCGCGCACGGGTGCCGTCCCGCCCGTCGGGCCGGCGCCGGGGCGGAGCAACACCAGGCCGCTGGCCATCACCGCCGCGGTGCTGGGCGCCATCGTGCTGCTGGGCGTCCTGCTGATCGCCCTGGACGTGTTCGGCTCGAACAACCCGTCGACGCCGCCCGCGGGCGGCAGCAGCTCGACCCAGCCGCCGGCGACCACCACGTCGAGCACCACCAGCCAGGTGACCACCACCGTGCAGACGGAGACGGTCACGGTCGAGGTGACGACCACCGACGCGCCGGAGCCGGAACCGACGACCACGACCGCACCGCGGCCGACCACCACCACGCCGCGGCCGACCACCACGACCGCCCAGCCCACGACCGCCCAGCCCACGACGTCGGTTTCGGTGCCTACGCCATCCACCACACAAGAACAGCAGTGAACCTCGTAAGGTGGGCGCTGAACCCGATCGGGTGACGCACCGTCTTTAGTCATGGTGGCGTTGTCCTGCGCCACCGAAGATCCCTAGCAGCTACTGGGAGCACGCCGTGACCGACGATGGCCGCCTGGTCGCCGGCCGCTACCGCCTCGGCCAGCGGATCGGCAGCGGAGCGATGGGCGTCGTCTGGCAGGCGCACGACGAGCGCCTGCACCGGACCGTGGCGGTGAAGCAGCTGCTGCTCCAGCCCGGTCTGGCCGAAGCCGACACCGACGAGGCCAAGCGCCGGGCCATGCGCGAGGGCCGGATCGCCGCGCGCCTCCAGCACCCGCACGCGATCGCCGTGTACGACGTGGCGGAGGACGACGGCCAGCCCTGGCTGGTGATGGAGTACCTGCCGTCCAAGAGCCTGTCCACGGCCCTGTCGGAGCGCGGCACGCTGCCGCCCCGGGACGTGGCCTCGATCGGCCAGCAGGTGGCCTCGGCGCTGGCCGCCGCCCACAACGCCGGCATCGTGCACCGCGACATCAAGCCCGGCAACATCCTGCTCGGCCACGACGGCACGGTGAAGATCACCGACTTCGGCATCTCCCGGGCCACCGGCGACGTCACGGTCACCGCGACCGGGATGCTCGCGGGCACGCCCGCCTACCTGGCGCCCGAGGTGGCCAAGGGCTACGACCCGGGCCCGCCGTCGGACGTGTTCTCGCTGGGCTCGACGCTGTACGCGGCGGTCGAGGGCGCGCCGCCGTTCGGCCTGAACGAGAACACCATCGCGCTGCTGCACCAGGTCGCGTCGGGCAAGGTGGTGCCGCCGAAGCAGGCGGGCCCGCTGACCGCGCTGCTGATGCGCCTGCTGCGCGCCGAGCCGGAGGACCGGCCGACCATGGCGGAGGCGCGCGAGGCGCTGGCCGCGGTGGCCGCGGGCCGGGCCGCGCCGGAGTTCCCGGTGCCGCTGCCGCAGACGCACCCGCCGTCGTGGCAGGGCGCGCCCGTCCAGGTGCCCGCGGCGGCGACCCGGGCGATGCCCCCGGACCGGCACACCCCGCCGGGCGGCAACCCCGCCGTGAACAACCCCGCCGCGACGCGCGTCGCCCCGGTCCCGGCTCCCCCGCCGCAGCAGCGCCCGGCCGCCGCGCCGCCGCGCCGCCCGGCCGGGCAGGCCCGGCCCGCCGGGTCCGGCCCGCTCCGGAGCAGACGCTCGACCGTGGTGACGGCGCTGGCGATCGCGGGCGCGGCCGTGGTGGGCATCCTGCTGGCGAGCCTGATGTCCGGTGGGGGCGACGGGGACAACCAGGCCGGCCAGACCACGACCACCACCACGGCGCAGGCCGCGGGTGCCGCGCCCTCGACGACGCAGACGCAGAAGGTGGCCACCCCGCCCGGCCCCTACACCAGCGCGCCGACGCGCGACCAGCAGGAGAAGGCCGTCCGGGACTACTACGAGCTGCTGCCGGGCAACCTGGACGGCAGCTGGGCCTGGCTGGCGCCCTCGATGCAGAACTCCAAGGGCGGGTTCGCCGGCTACAAGGGCTGGTGGGACCGGGTCGAGTCGGTCGACCTGCACGAGGTGAAGTACAACTCGGAGTACGCCTACGAGATCGACGTCACCTTCCACATGAAGGACGGCTCGGACAGCCGCGAGCGCAAGCTGATCGTGCTCCAGTGGTCGGACCAGAGCCTGTTCATCTCCAACGAGCAGAACCTGGGCAGCGCCTAGCTCACCGGCCGGCCGCCTCGCGGAAGGCGGCCAGCAGGCCGGTCACGGTGGGCGCGTCCGCGTTCTCCTCGCGGACCGCCGCACCGATGGTCCTGGTCGGCTCGGGGTGGCGCAGCCTGCGCACGACCACGCCGGGGTGCACCACGCCCAGGCTGAGCTTGGGCACGATGGTGACGCCCAGCCCGGCGGCGACGAACCCCTGCGCGGTCGGGTAGTCGTCGGCCTCGACCACGACGTTGGGCGCGAACCCGGCGGCGGCGCAGGCGTCGAGCACGGTGTCGCGGCACGCGCCGGGCGCGACCACGGCGTCCACCCACGGCTGGCCGGCCAGGTCGGCGAGGTCGAGCACGCGCTTGCGGGCCAGCTCGTGGCCGCGCGGCAGCACCGCCAGGTACGGGTCGTCGAGCAGGTGCACCACGCGCACGCCGCGCGGCGGCTCGGCGTCCCGCCCGCGGACCACGACGGCCACGTCGGCGCGGCCCGCCCGCAGCTCCACCATCGGGTCGTCGGGCTCGGTGAGCCTGAGGTCGAGCCGCACGTCGGGGTGCCGCTCGCGGAACGCGGCCACGGCGGGCGGCACGAGCGCCGCGCCCGCGGTGGCGAAGTAGCCCACGCGCAGCCGCCCGGTGCGGCCCGCGCGCAGGTCGGCCAGCGCCGCCTCGGCCTCGGCCAGC
This portion of the Saccharothrix syringae genome encodes:
- a CDS encoding serine/threonine-protein kinase, with translation MTDDGRLVAGRYRLGQRIGSGAMGVVWQAHDERLHRTVAVKQLLLQPGLAEADTDEAKRRAMREGRIAARLQHPHAIAVYDVAEDDGQPWLVMEYLPSKSLSTALSERGTLPPRDVASIGQQVASALAAAHNAGIVHRDIKPGNILLGHDGTVKITDFGISRATGDVTVTATGMLAGTPAYLAPEVAKGYDPGPPSDVFSLGSTLYAAVEGAPPFGLNENTIALLHQVASGKVVPPKQAGPLTALLMRLLRAEPEDRPTMAEAREALAAVAAGRAAPEFPVPLPQTHPPSWQGAPVQVPAAATRAMPPDRHTPPGGNPAVNNPAATRVAPVPAPPPQQRPAAAPPRRPAGQARPAGSGPLRSRRSTVVTALAIAGAAVVGILLASLMSGGGDGDNQAGQTTTTTTAQAAGAAPSTTQTQKVATPPGPYTSAPTRDQQEKAVRDYYELLPGNLDGSWAWLAPSMQNSKGGFAGYKGWWDRVESVDLHEVKYNSEYAYEIDVTFHMKDGSDSRERKLIVLQWSDQSLFISNEQNLGSA
- a CDS encoding LysR family transcriptional regulator, which codes for MLDVRRMQVLRAVVTTGSITAAAVNLGYTPSAVSQQVAALEKQAGLPLLDRVGRGVRPTQAGRLLTEHAARITDRLAEAEAALADLRAGRTGRLRVGYFATAGAALVPPAVAAFRERHPDVRLDLRLTEPDDPMVELRAGRADVAVVVRGRDAEPPRGVRVVHLLDDPYLAVLPRGHELARKRVLDLADLAGQPWVDAVVAPGACRDTVLDACAAAGFAPNVVVEADDYPTAQGFVAAGLGVTIVPKLSLGVVHPGVVVRRLRHPEPTRTIGAAVREENADAPTVTGLLAAFREAAGR